The following are encoded in a window of Flavobacteriales bacterium genomic DNA:
- a CDS encoding PP2C family protein-serine/threonine phosphatase has protein sequence MARLERIVERLELKEFQLRALLDVTKAINANMDRGDLLALYERIVREDLGITRLMLFEKAERWERILSYGHTGRAEDLDVERIFSAYQDIQVINSESAGSLGAFDVAVPVYHREQPLAFLLIGDIDEEEQRMSPTVKHLNFIQTLTNLIVVAMENKRLARQALLQERARRELELAAEMQSMLVPRELPNDSRIQADAWYQPHGQVGGDYYDLVRLNEDELVLCVADVSGKGMAAALLMSNFQANIRALAHEAATDLPALVALLNDKVNASARGERFITLFIAHADLRTRRLRYVSAGHNAALLQTGAGIARLSDGCVALGMLPSLPFLKPGERDLPPGSTLLCYTDGLVEQENAAGEELGTQEVERLLTMHESEGPARIGQALKAAYELHRGDQPFLDDIAVLTCRFE, from the coding sequence TCTGCTGGCGCTCTATGAGCGCATCGTTCGCGAGGACCTCGGCATCACCCGGCTGATGCTCTTCGAGAAAGCCGAGCGGTGGGAACGCATCCTCAGCTATGGCCACACGGGCCGGGCCGAGGACCTCGATGTGGAGCGGATCTTCAGCGCCTACCAGGACATCCAGGTGATCAATTCAGAAAGCGCCGGCAGCCTCGGCGCCTTCGATGTGGCCGTGCCCGTTTACCACCGAGAACAGCCACTGGCCTTCCTGCTGATCGGTGATATCGATGAGGAGGAGCAGCGCATGAGCCCCACGGTGAAGCACCTCAACTTCATCCAGACACTCACCAACCTGATCGTGGTGGCCATGGAGAACAAGCGGCTGGCGAGGCAGGCGCTGCTGCAGGAACGTGCGCGCCGCGAATTGGAGCTCGCCGCCGAGATGCAGAGCATGCTGGTGCCGCGCGAGTTGCCGAACGATTCCCGCATACAGGCCGACGCGTGGTACCAGCCCCATGGGCAGGTGGGCGGCGACTACTACGATCTGGTTCGCCTCAATGAGGATGAACTGGTGCTGTGCGTGGCCGATGTGAGTGGCAAGGGCATGGCTGCCGCGCTGCTGATGAGCAACTTCCAGGCGAACATCCGCGCGCTGGCCCACGAGGCCGCCACGGACCTGCCCGCACTGGTGGCGCTGCTCAACGACAAGGTGAACGCCAGCGCGCGCGGTGAACGCTTCATCACCCTCTTCATCGCGCATGCGGACCTGCGCACGCGGCGGCTGCGCTACGTAAGCGCCGGGCACAATGCCGCCTTGCTCCAGACCGGTGCCGGCATCGCCCGGCTCAGCGACGGCTGCGTGGCCCTGGGCATGTTGCCTTCGCTGCCATTCCTCAAACCAGGAGAGCGTGATCTGCCTCCGGGCAGCACCCTGCTCTGCTACACCGATGGCTTGGTGGAGCAGGAGAACGCCGCGGGCGAGGAACTGGGCACACAGGAAGTGGAACGGTTGCTGACGATGCACGAAAGTGAAGGCCCCGCCCGCATCGGTCAGGCATTGAAAGCGGCCTACGAGCTGCACCGCGGCGACCAGCCATTCCTGGACGATATCGCCGTGCTGACCTGCCGCTTCGAATAG